TGGCGGTACACGCCTATTCTGGAGGACGACGTTGGAAGAAGGATCGGAAGGACGATTTTGGAACCTGGTCAACAAATTCTTTCGCGGTCGAAACGACCTGCCCCTGGAGGAACTGATCCAGGCGGCCAAGGAAGATGGAGAAGTCGGAGATGACGACGCATCCGTACTGCTCAAGTTCTTGAAACTCGGAAAGAAGCAGGTGGCGGACATCATGGTGCCCCGCACGGACATAGTCTGTGCGGACGAGGAAGACGGCTTCCCCGAGGTCACCCGGCTCATCATAGAAAAAGGGCATTCCCGCATCCCCATCTACCGGGAAAACCGCGACCACATCATCGGCGTGGTTCACGCAAAGGACCTGCTGAAATACCTGGTGAACCCCCAGGCAAAGACACCGCCCGTGTCCTCGGTGATGCGAAAGCCCCTCTACATTCCGGAAACCAAGAACTTGAAGGACATGCTGGCCGAATTCCAGAAAGGCCGCATCCATATCGCCATCTGCATGGACGAGTATGGCGGCACGTCCGGCCTGGTGACCTTCGAGGACGTGCTCGAGGAGTTCGTGGGCGAAATCGAGGACGAGCACGATCCGACCCGGCCGGCGGAATACCAGGAGCTCGGTGACGGCAAACTCAAGCTCCACGGACGCTTTCCCCTGGAAGAACTGGCCGGACGCTTTGAAATAGATCTTTCCTCCGAGCAGGTCGAAACCCTCGGCGGCTACCTCTCGGAACTGGCCGGACGCGTGCCGCGCCAGGGAGATTCCTTCGAGGACGCCGGGTACCGTTTCACTGTCATCGAAGCCGACAGGCGCCAGGTGCGCTGGGTTCTGGCCGAACCGATTTCAGAGCCTGGAAGGGACAATGATCCGGCTCCTCCGGCCTAATCAGGCCGGGGGCATCGTTCTCCTGGGAGCTCTGGCTGGTTTTCTGGCTTTCGAAAATCCGTTTGTCCGGCTGCCCGTTCTGGTTTTGGCGATGCCGTGGTCCCTGGCCGTCTTGGCCAGGCTTGCGGGTAGCGGCAAGCACGCCCTGAAACTGGGCTGGCTCCAGGGCGCGCTTGCAGCTTCGGCCAGCCTGTACTGGATTGCACTTCCCGTCCATGACTATGGCTATCTTCCCTGGATTCTGGCCGTACCCTGTCCGCTTCTCATGGCGGCTGTGCTCGGGCTCTACCCCGCCCTGTTCTGCTGGCTGCTCTACTCCACGCGCTCCGCTCTGCGCCCAGCTTTGTGGGGAGCCTTCGCGGGATTGAGCTGGATAGCCATAGAAGCCCTGCGCGGCTGGCTGTTCTCGGGTTTTCCCTGGCTTCCGTTGGCCGCCACCCTTGCTCCGTGGCCTTTCGCCATTCAGGCGGCCTGCCTGCTCGGTGCCTATGGCCTGTCCGGTATTCTCGCCGCCTGCGGGGTGTGGATTTCCGGGCCCGGCCTGGCCAGCCGGCTCCTCTGCCTCACCACCCTGGCAGTCCTGACCGCATATGGGTTCTGGTCCTTGGCCCAGCCGGTCAAAACCGACGGGGAAATAACCGCGGCCATGATCCAGGGCAACATCGAGCAGGCGGTCAAGTGGGACGCGCAAACCCTGGCCCAAGCAGTGGGAAAGTACGCCGCCCTTACGGAAACCGTTCTCTCCTCCAAACCCGACATCATCATCTGGCCCGAGACATCCTTGACCTTCTTTGTCCAGGAACCAAGCGTGGAATCAAGCCTGGTCAAAATCTTCGCCCGAAAAACGGGCGTCCCCCTGGTGGCCGGAGCTCCGGGATACGAGCGCAGCGGCAAAAACGTGCTGGTCTTCAACAGGGCGTACCTCATAAGCGCGGACAAACTGGTGGACTATTACGACAAGGAGCATCTGGTTCCCTTCGGTGAATACGCTCCCTTCGGCGAGGACATCCCCATACTGTCGGGTTTGCTCATGGGGGTTGGCGCGTTCACTCCAGGCAAACGAACAAGCCCGCTAATTGCTGGCCGCCTTGCCATGGGTATGCTCATCTGCTATGAATCCATCTTTGCGGAACTGGCTCAGGAGCGTGTTCGGTCCGGCGCCAACGTGCTGGTGAACATCTCCAACGACGCCTGGTTCGGCCGCTCAGCGGCTCCCAGGCAACACCTTGAGCTGGCCGTCCTCCGGGCTGTGGAACAGAACAGGTTTCTCCTGCGCGCCACCAACACCGGCATAACGGCGCTCATCGACCCGAAGGGCCGCATAACAAGCGAGACTCCCCTGTTTCAGGAGGCTGCCGTGGCAGTATCCGGAGTCGGACTCATCACGGAAAAGACGCCCTACCACCGGCTTTACGGCTGGATTGAGGGTTTGGCCGCTCTTCTGGCCTTGGCCCTTTTCGCAAGGGCGACTCATCTCAAGAAACGCACACGCGGCGAATAAATATGGCACTCCTACAATATCCCGATCTCAAATCCCAGGCCAAGGACATCCAGGATCAATTCGACTCCCTTTGGGGGCGACTTTGACTTGGACGGCAAAAAGCTCCGTCTGGAAGCCATAGAAGCCGAGCTTTCCAAACCGGATGCCTGGCAGAATCCCGAACTCCTTACTCCTTTTTTGCGTGAAAAAGCCGACCTGACCGGCAAGGTCGCAAGCTTCGAGGCCCTTCTGAAGTCCCGCGAGGACATGGAAGAGTGGCTGCTCATGGCCCAGGAGGACCCTGGCCAGGAGATGCTGCAGGCCTTGGCGGATCAGCTCGGACATCTGGGCAAGCTGGTGCAGGATGCGGAACTGGCCACCCTGCTCTCCGGAGCGGAGGACGCCTCGGGCGCCATCCTGGAAATCCATCCGGGAGCGGGCGGCACCGAGGCCCAGGATTGGGCCGAGATGCTCCTTCGCCTCTACCGCCGCTGGTGCGAGCGCCACGAGTTCGGCGTGGATGTTCTGGACTTTCTTCCCGGCGACGAGGCCGGGGTGAAATCCGTGACGCTTCAGGTGAACGGCGCATACGCCTACGGTTTTTTGAAGGCCGAAAAGGGCATCCACCGGCTTATACGCATTTCCCCCTTCGACTCCTCGGGCAGGCGGCACACGTCGTTCGCTTCCGTGGACGTCTATCCCGACGCCGGGGCCGACATCCAGATCGAGGTCAAGGAAGAGGACATCCGCGTCGACGTCTTCAGGGCCAGCGGCCCGGGCGGCCAGCACGTCAACAAGACCAGCTCCGCCATCCGCATCACCCACATGCCCTCGGGCATCGTGGTCCAGTGCCAGAACGAAAAGAGCCAGCACCGCAACCGCGAATCCGCCATGAAGGTGCTCAAGGCCAGGCTCTACGATCTTGAGATAAAAAAACAGCAGGCCCTGCGCCAGGCCGAGTACGACTCCAAGGAAGCCATCGGCTTTGGCAGCCAGATCCGCACCTACACCATGCAGCCGTACCGTCTGGTCAAGGACCACCGTACCGGCAGCGAAGCGGGCAATGTGGAAGCCGTGCTCGACGGCGACATCGACACCTTCATCCGCGACTATCTCCTCCACTTCCATGCGGGAAAATAGCAGCCACCGCGCCGCTTTCGCTGAAGACAGGCAGGCCATCCTGGAAGAAATCGCCAGGTTGCGGGAAGCCCTGGCCAAAAAAGGCCGGTCCACCCTTAGCGGCTGCCCGGACGGGCTTATCATAGCCCGGCTGTGCTCGGGGCTGACCATGGCGGATTGGAAGGAGCTCGTGCATGATGGCCACTTCATCAACTGGCTGGCCCTGCCCGCATCCGGCGATGCCACGCCGCATCTGGCCAGCATCCAGCGGACCCTGGAAGAACTGGCGCACCAGACCCGGCACGACCCCCTCACCGGGCTTGCCAACCGGCGCGCTTTTGAAAAGAATCTGAAGCTGGAGCTTGAACGCGCCTATCGAAGCGGCAGCAGCCTCTCCCTGGCAATCCTTGATCTGGACGACTTCAAGGCGGTCAACGACACCTACGGACATCTCTGCGGCGACCGCGTTCTCATGGGCATTGCGGCGGCGCTTTTGGGCCACAAGCGCGGTTACGACATGGCGGCGCGCATAGGCGGCGAGGAATTCGCGCTCATCCTGCCCGGTTCGGGCCTCATGCAGGCCGAGTCGTCCCTGGAGCGATTGCTGAACGAATCCCGCGAGCACAAGGTGACCTGCGAAGGCGTGGACGAACCGGTGGGGGTTACCTGTTCCGTCGGACTTGTCTGCACCAAGGGGAAGATGCCCCTTTCAGTGGATCGCTTTGTCGATCTGGCCGACAAGGCCCTCTATGAGGCCAAGGCCCAGGGCAAGAACCGCATCGTCAAAGCCCCCATCCCCGATCTTATGGAAACTCCCCAGGCAACCCTGGTCCATGCCCAGGAGAAACAGTTCCTGTTCACGGGGCCGGACACATGAGCCAAGAAACAGTCAATCCCCTCTCCACCCTCTCCATCTCCATCCTTTCCGGCAAAGGCGGCGTCGGCAAGACGAATCTGGCCCTGAACCTGGCCTACGCCCTGTACAAGGCCAACCACAAAATGCTGGTCATGGACTTTGACGTGGGCCTTGCCAACGTCGATGTTCTCCTGGGCGTTTCCCCGGAAAAGAACCTCCAGGATCTTTTGAAGCCCGGAGTACTGCCCGCGGATGTCGTGGCCCCGGTGGAACCCGGCGGTTTCGACTTCCTTCCCGCGGCCAGCGGCGTGCCGGAACTTCTTGAGCTCGACGAGGACATGCGCGATTCTGTTTTCACCAAGCTCAATACGGTGCTTGGCGAATACGACTACATACTCTTCGATCTCGGGGCTGGCATAGGCAAGACCGTGCTCTCCCTGGCCTCCATGACCCGCATGCGCATTCTGGTGGTCACCCCTGAGCCCACGTCCCTCACGGATGGCTACGCGGTCATCAAGGTCCTGAAAAACCAGTACAATATCAAAGACTTCCAGGTGGTGGTCAACCAGGCAACCAACGCCAAGGAAGCCCAGACAACCTTTGACCGTCTGCACGGGGCCTGCAAGCGTTTCCTCGATCTGGACATCGCCTACATGGGCGCGGTTCACACGGACCCCAATGTTCCCGATGCGGTGCGCCGGCAGGTGCCGCTCATCAAATACGCCCCGCAGTGCCGGGCTTCCCAGGACATCTTGAGTTTGGCCATCAAAATCGGGCGGCACCGGGCCGAATCAAAGTCGCATCTCAAGATGAAGTCTATTTTAAAAAAAATAACGCATGCTTAACTTGACGGCACCTTTAGTATCCGCAATACATACAAAAACCGACTGCTGTATTTGAAACCATCGCGCCATCCGGAACAATCAGGATGGCCGGAAACGGAGGCTGTCATGAACAAGAGCGAACTCATCAACGCCCTGGCCGAAAGCCGCGACATCCACATCGATGAAGCCTCGGCAGTGGTCAACTCGTTCATCGACTCCATTAAAAGCGCCCTTGTCGACGGGGACCGCGTGGAGATTCGTGGATTCGGCAGCTTCAAGGTCAAGGGATACAAAGGCTACACCGGCCGCAATCCGAAATCCGGCGAAGTGGTGGATGTGGCTCCCAAACGCCTGCCATTTTTCAGGCCAGGCAAGGAACTCAAGGAATTTCTCAACAAGTAGGACTTTTCATGCGTTTTCTTTCGGCGCTTCTCGTAGCGTTGTTTGCTTGTATTGGATTTACGGCCTCCGCCCAGGCAGAACCGGTTGTTTCCATAGTATTCTCGGGTAATTCCTGGGGCTATCTCAAACCTTGCCCCACCTGAGGTAACCGCACCCTAGGCGGGCTGGCCCGGCGGGCCAGCGCATTCACCAAGTTGCGTTCCCAGGAGAGCGCCAAAGGGCAGACGCTCTTTATTGCGGGGCCCTACGAGTTTATTTCCGACGACGGCAAGGACCACGCCCTGCCCGATGCTTTCGTGCCCCTGGTCAAGGCGTATGAAAGCCTCGGATATGACGCCGGCGCGGTCTCCCCGGCCGAGGCCGCGAAACTCGCGAGCCTGAAAACCGCTGCTCCGAAAGGTTGGCAGGTCCTGGACCAGAAGGAACCCAGGACCGTCATCCTGGACAGCCCCAAGGGAAAGGTCGGCGTCGTGTTTTTCCCTGAGACCAAGAAGGTGGGCGACGACCCGGACCAGCAGGCCATCCAGGCCATCGGCCGCGCCATCAAGGAGCTCAGGCCCCAAGTGAAGCTGGTGGTGGGCGTGAGCCCCTGGGGCGTCCAGACGGAATCCGACTTTTTGGAGAAATCCAAGCCGGATCTCGACATCCTGCTCGGCAGCGGCGGAGGCGTTGGTTTTTCCGGCAAACCGGCTGAAGGCGGCAAGGTCTTATGGGTGCATACCTACTCGAAGGGCAAGGCCATCTACACCGTTGACGTGCTTGCCTGGCCGGGAGAAAAGGGATTCAAGTGGGAGCCTGGCACGAATTTCACCACCCAGGCTATGGTGCTGGACGACACGTACACTCCTGATCCGGGCATTGAGCAACTGCTCCAGAACGTCCCGGACCCTGGCGACAAGCAAGCGAAATAGGCCTGTAACGGGCCTCTAATTGCTCAAGAAAGCTTATTTGGAGGGGAGCATGCAGTTTACCGGAGCTTTCACCGCGCTCGTCACTCCGTTCAAGAACGGGCGGGTGGACGAAGAAGCCTACCGCGCGCACATAGAGTGGCAGATCGAGCAGGGAATAGACGGCATGGTGCCTTGCGGCACCACCGGGGAGTCCGCCACCCTGTCCCATGCTGAGCATGCCCAGGTCATCAAGATTTGCGTCGACCAGGTGAAAGGCCGGGTGCCTGTTCTGGCCGGGGCTGGTTCCAACAACACCACCGAGGCCATTGAACTCACCAGGGTGGCCAAACAGGCTGGAGCCGACGGCGCCCTGCACATCACCCCCTACTACAACAAGCCCACCCAGGCCGGGCTTATCGCGCACTTCGCGGCCATCGCCAAGGAAGTGTCCATGCCCTTTATCGTCTACAACGTTCCAGGGCGGACCTCGGTGAACCTGCTTCCCCAGACCCTGGCCGCCATGAAGAAGCAGATTCCCGAAGTGGTCGGCGTCAAGGAAGCCACCGGCAACCTGTGCCAGATTTCCGATGTCATCGAGTTCTGCGGCAAGGACTTCATCATTCTTTCGGGAGACGACTTCACGGTGCTGCCCACCCTGGCCATCGGCGGGCACGGCGTGATCTCGGTGGTCTCCAACGTGGCCCCGGCTATGATGCGCAAGCTCTGCAAGGCCTGGCGCAAGGGCGACACCGCCAAGGCGCGCAAGCTTCACTACAAGCTCGCCCCGCTCAACCGGGCCATGTTCATCGAGACCAACCCGGTTCCGGCCAAGACCGCCCTTGGGCTCATGGGACGCATGACATCTGAACTGCGTCTTCCCATGGTGAACATGTCCAAGGACTCGGAAGCCAAACTCGTCGAGATTCTCAAGAGTTCCGGCATCTTGAAATAATCTTCCCATTTTCAGCGCAGAAGGCCGGCCGCGACAAGCGGCCGGCCTTCTTTGTTCTACGCCGTTACTTCACCATGTTCGCGTCGCCGCCCGGGGGAAGTTGCGGCGTGTAGATGGAGAGAAAACGCATGTTCTCATTGAGTGCCCGCGTGTCGTGGACCACGCCGCGAGGATTCACGTGAACATCCCCCTGCTTTACCGCCACCCATTGGCCATTCAAGAACAACTCCCCGCTGCCCCCAACGACAATGACGATTTCATCAGCTGTGGAGTGATAATGGGCTCCAGCCGTGAACCCTTTGAGAATCGTCCTGAGCTGTACCTGCGACCTGGGCGATGTGAAGATCGTATCCACATCAATGCTTGGTTTTTCCGGCAATTGCCGCTTGGAGTAGTATTGATCAAGGTTAATCAGAAGCGCCTGTTCCGGTTTGGAATCAATGAGCCCTTTGGGAATTACCTGGGCAGAAGCAGGGACGGCAACAAGAAGCGCGAGCATGGCAAGACCAATCATTTTCTTCATGCGGTTCTCCCTTCGTTACTTGTTGTCTGGCCATGAGCCGATAACGGACTCCATATTCCACTGACGATGCCTTGCCTGTCTCACTGAACGCACCTCCTGGATAGCCGTTTGGCCTCAAAAGGCATTTATGCGGGTTAATGGGCTGAATTTCCGTCGGGAAATGCAACTTCAGACATCTTAGGGCATCCTCGTGAAGTGCATTGTTGCCTGTTGCAAGATGCCAATCGGTTTCGTATAGCTACCCCCGGTCGGCAGTTCACCCAGGCGTCGCCGCCCCTTACGGGGAGCTAAACCTGCCATTTCCTCTTCGATCGACACCTTATCCCGTGCCGAGTCGGAAGACGGCGACCACCGGCAATCCATTCCTGGATAGGCGCGCTTGCGAGGATAAGCGATGTCTAGAACTCCCCTTCCCTTACACGTTGAGGACATCTCCGCCATGGCACGCTCCTTGCGCGACCAGCTCAGTGCGTGCGATTCCACGCCTGGCCATGTGGAGCTTTTGAACATGCTGGCCCGGTCCACCGGCTACCGGAACTTCCAGCATTTCCGGGCGATTGCTGAAGGGCAAACCCGCCTCGCTCCCCCTGATCAGCGTACACCGAACGACGATTCGGCAGGCAACAAAAGCGAAGTTGCCACCGTTGATTCGGCCAAAGTGCAGCGCGTGGCGCGCTACTTCAATCCGGGCGGGCAACTGATACGCTGGCCTGGAAAGTACAGCCACCGCGAGCCCTGCCTATGGGTACTGTGGTCACGATTCCCGGCCCGCCAGGACATGACCGAAAAGCAGGTGAACGAGCTGCTTCTGGCTGGCCACCTGTTCGGTGACCACGCCCTGCTCCGCCGAGAGATGTTCGACCGTGGGATGCTGTCCCGAACGCCCGACGGCCGGGTCTATCGGCGCATCGAACAGGAGCCTTCACCCGAAGCCCTGGCCTTGCTCCAGATTCTGAGCGAACGCCAGACCAACTAAATCCAAACAAAAAAGCCCGGAGCGGTTACCGCTCCGGGCTTCATCATTTCGCTAAGTCTTGGTGCTACTAGGCGCCGAAGACCTTCTCGAACTTGGGAACCACGTCTTTCTTGCGGCTCATCACGCCGGGCAGCCACACCGAGGTGCCGGTGGGCTTCACGCCGAAGGCCTTCTCGACCACGGAGGCGTCGTCGGAGACGATCAGCATCTCGGTGCCTTCCTTCATGATGTCGGTGAGAAGCAGGAACACGGAGTGCAGCTTCTTCTCGGCCTTCACCTTGGCGATGTCCGCCTGCAGGTCGGCTTTGTACTTGTCCAGGATGGCCAGGTCCACCACTTCCAGCTGGCCGATGCCAACGTTGGTGCCGGACATGCTGAAGTCCTTGTAGTCACGGAAGACCAGGTCGCGGATGGGGGTGCCGTCCACAGCGGACTTCACCTTGAACATCTCCATGCCCAGGGCCATCATGTCGGACACGCCAGCGATCTTGGCCAGCTTCTCACAGGCCTTCTTGTCGGCAGGGGTGCAGGTGGGGGACTTGAACATGACGGTATCGGACAGGATGGCGCACAGCATGATGCCGGCCATGTTCTTAGGGATCTCGATGCCGTAGAAATCGTACATGCTGGCGATGACGGTGCAGGTGCAGCCGGCGGGCCAAACCCACATCTCCAGCGGGGAGGAGGTGGTCACGTCGCCCAGCTTGTGGTGGTCGATGACGCCCAGGATCTCGCCCTTGCCGAGGTTGTCCAGGCTCTGGGCCAGATCGGAGTGGTCCACCAGGATGATCTGCTTGCCTTCGGCGTCGGTGATAATCTCAGGGGCCTTCACGCCGAACTTGCCGAGAACGAAATCGGTCTCAGGGGTGGTTTTGCCCTGAGCGGCGGCCACGGCCTTGGTGCCGCGCTTGGTCATCAGGTCGGCCACGGCAATGGCCGAGGCGATGGAGTCGGTATCCGGGTTTTTGTGTCCAACGACATATGCTGCCATGTTCGAATCCCTCCTGAGGTGGTGTGCAAAGTTAACTTGTGGAAAATATCACAAAGATCATCTGTTGCCAAGACCCTCGTCCAAGATTGAACGCACGGACTACAAAAACATGCGGCTGGCCACAGCCAGGGCCACCCCACCCAGAAGGATGGCGTAGGCAGGACGATGCCTGAGGGAGAGCACGGCTCCAACGCTGGCCACAACCCAAAGATGGGGCCATTTGAGCGGAATGCTACCAAGCAAGGGCGCGAGCCTGGGCAGAACAAGGTGCATGATTGCCAAAAGCCCGGCCAAGGCCATGGTAAAGGCCACGAAATTCAGCGGCAGCATGACCATGATGGCGCGCCTGGTAAGGACTCCCGGGCCAGGCGTATGCTCCGGACGCTTGGCCCAGAGGAGGAGGCGGTCGAAGGCGTGGTTCTCGTATTGGCGGTGGTAGCGCTCAAGAAAGGTGAAAAGCCTCCCCAGGGGCAGGGCGGCAAGCATTATCACCGCCGCAAGGGCGGGCGAGGCAATGCCGAAGAGCCACATGACAGCAAGGCTGGCCAGTGCCGGAGCCAGGGAATGCGGGGGGATGATGGTGCCTGCCGGGAATATGTCCAGCCAGAGAAGCTCGAAGAAAAGGGTCACGCCCAGGCTCGTTGCCCAGTCCCCGGTGAAGAGCCCCCACACGAAGCCCACGGTCAGCGGCCTGTCGAGCAAAGGCAGGTTGATCAGGAAACGAAAGCAGGAAAAGAGGGCAAAAAAAAAGCGCAGGCGAGGATGAAAGGTATGTCAGTGGCGTTTAATTCCATCAGTGTGTCCGGTTGCGCTCAATCGTTACCTGACGATGCCCGAAAAGAAGGGAAAAGAAAAGTCCGGGACGCAAGAAACCGCCAAGGCACGAGACCAGGAAGCGGTTTTCAAACAATCTCCACGGAATCGCTCGGGATGCACCGGTAATCCAGATCAACGTGTTGTGACTTGAGAAAGCTCAGGCACGCCTCGTCTTCCTTGCTCAGAGCGATGTGCTGGCAGATCTGCTTCTTGCCAGGCCCATAATGCAGATTGCCCAGGTTCAGACGCGAAAAGCTTAGCCCCGCCTCGAATGCCCGCCTGGCGTCCGGACAGGAGGCGAACAACACAAGAACGTCCTTTCCCACGATAGTTTTCCCGGACAAATAGTCTTGAATATTCTTCACAGCCACGAAGGCGATGTCCACCCCGAGGGGGATGGCTATGGACATGATCTGCTGGCGCAGTTCGTCCTCAGCCAATTCATCATTGGCCACGACAATGGACCTGGCGTCGGTGAAGGGAAGCCACGCCTCGATGATTTGGCCATGAACCAGCCGGTTGTCGATACGAACCCAGAACACTCCTATTCCCCGGAAACCTTTTTCCGCAGTATCTCCCCAGCCACAACAATACCCTGAACCCCCGCGGTTTTGGCGTCCGCGGAAAGCAGCTCCAGCGCCTTGGTCCGGGTCGAGAGGATTTTTATGAGCATGGGCAGATTCACGCCGGTCACCACTTCGATACGGTGCTGGCCGATGAGGGAAAGTGAGAGGTTGGTGGGTGTGCCGCCGAACATGTCGGTGAGGATGATGACCCCACCGCCCTGGTCGACTTCCTTGATAACCCGGTTCAGCTCTTTCACGGTCTCGGCGGTGTCCACGCCTACGTCCACAGAGACAGTGCCGGTCTTCTCCTGCGGGCCGATGATCATCTCTGCGGCTTTGAGCAGTTTATCGCCGTAATCCGTGTGGGTCACAATGACCACGCCCACAGGGGGCGGGACAGGAATAGTGTCGTTCATCGTTGAAATATCAGCCTTTTTCTATATGACGGTGTTCCAGGGAGACTGTGTATCCCGCCTTTCGCAGCGTGTCAAAGACGGCCTCGGCAGTGGCCACGGAGCGGTGCCTGCCACCGGTGCACCCGA
This portion of the Desulfovibrio sp. genome encodes:
- a CDS encoding HlyC/CorC family transporter; translated protein: MEEGSEGRFWNLVNKFFRGRNDLPLEELIQAAKEDGEVGDDDASVLLKFLKLGKKQVADIMVPRTDIVCADEEDGFPEVTRLIIEKGHSRIPIYRENRDHIIGVVHAKDLLKYLVNPQAKTPPVSSVMRKPLYIPETKNLKDMLAEFQKGRIHIAICMDEYGGTSGLVTFEDVLEEFVGEIEDEHDPTRPAEYQELGDGKLKLHGRFPLEELAGRFEIDLSSEQVETLGGYLSELAGRVPRQGDSFEDAGYRFTVIEADRRQVRWVLAEPISEPGRDNDPAPPA
- the lnt gene encoding apolipoprotein N-acyltransferase, giving the protein MIRLLRPNQAGGIVLLGALAGFLAFENPFVRLPVLVLAMPWSLAVLARLAGSGKHALKLGWLQGALAASASLYWIALPVHDYGYLPWILAVPCPLLMAAVLGLYPALFCWLLYSTRSALRPALWGAFAGLSWIAIEALRGWLFSGFPWLPLAATLAPWPFAIQAACLLGAYGLSGILAACGVWISGPGLASRLLCLTTLAVLTAYGFWSLAQPVKTDGEITAAMIQGNIEQAVKWDAQTLAQAVGKYAALTETVLSSKPDIIIWPETSLTFFVQEPSVESSLVKIFARKTGVPLVAGAPGYERSGKNVLVFNRAYLISADKLVDYYDKEHLVPFGEYAPFGEDIPILSGLLMGVGAFTPGKRTSPLIAGRLAMGMLICYESIFAELAQERVRSGANVLVNISNDAWFGRSAAPRQHLELAVLRAVEQNRFLLRATNTGITALIDPKGRITSETPLFQEAAVAVSGVGLITEKTPYHRLYGWIEGLAALLALALFARATHLKKRTRGE
- the prfB gene encoding peptide chain release factor 2 (programmed frameshift) translates to MALLQYPDLKSQAKDIQDQFDSLWGRLDLDGKKLRLEAIEAELSKPDAWQNPELLTPFLREKADLTGKVASFEALLKSREDMEEWLLMAQEDPGQEMLQALADQLGHLGKLVQDAELATLLSGAEDASGAILEIHPGAGGTEAQDWAEMLLRLYRRWCERHEFGVDVLDFLPGDEAGVKSVTLQVNGAYAYGFLKAEKGIHRLIRISPFDSSGRRHTSFASVDVYPDAGADIQIEVKEEDIRVDVFRASGPGGQHVNKTSSAIRITHMPSGIVVQCQNEKSQHRNRESAMKVLKARLYDLEIKKQQALRQAEYDSKEAIGFGSQIRTYTMQPYRLVKDHRTGSEAGNVEAVLDGDIDTFIRDYLLHFHAGK
- a CDS encoding GGDEF domain-containing protein, with product MRENSSHRAAFAEDRQAILEEIARLREALAKKGRSTLSGCPDGLIIARLCSGLTMADWKELVHDGHFINWLALPASGDATPHLASIQRTLEELAHQTRHDPLTGLANRRAFEKNLKLELERAYRSGSSLSLAILDLDDFKAVNDTYGHLCGDRVLMGIAAALLGHKRGYDMAARIGGEEFALILPGSGLMQAESSLERLLNESREHKVTCEGVDEPVGVTCSVGLVCTKGKMPLSVDRFVDLADKALYEAKAQGKNRIVKAPIPDLMETPQATLVHAQEKQFLFTGPDT
- a CDS encoding MinD/ParA family protein, with translation MSQETVNPLSTLSISILSGKGGVGKTNLALNLAYALYKANHKMLVMDFDVGLANVDVLLGVSPEKNLQDLLKPGVLPADVVAPVEPGGFDFLPAASGVPELLELDEDMRDSVFTKLNTVLGEYDYILFDLGAGIGKTVLSLASMTRMRILVVTPEPTSLTDGYAVIKVLKNQYNIKDFQVVVNQATNAKEAQTTFDRLHGACKRFLDLDIAYMGAVHTDPNVPDAVRRQVPLIKYAPQCRASQDILSLAIKIGRHRAESKSHLKMKSILKKITHA
- a CDS encoding integration host factor subunit beta is translated as MNKSELINALAESRDIHIDEASAVVNSFIDSIKSALVDGDRVEIRGFGSFKVKGYKGYTGRNPKSGEVVDVAPKRLPFFRPGKELKEFLNK
- a CDS encoding 4-hydroxy-tetrahydrodipicolinate synthase, which produces MQFTGAFTALVTPFKNGRVDEEAYRAHIEWQIEQGIDGMVPCGTTGESATLSHAEHAQVIKICVDQVKGRVPVLAGAGSNNTTEAIELTRVAKQAGADGALHITPYYNKPTQAGLIAHFAAIAKEVSMPFIVYNVPGRTSVNLLPQTLAAMKKQIPEVVGVKEATGNLCQISDVIEFCGKDFIILSGDDFTVLPTLAIGGHGVISVVSNVAPAMMRKLCKAWRKGDTAKARKLHYKLAPLNRAMFIETNPVPAKTALGLMGRMTSELRLPMVNMSKDSEAKLVEILKSSGILK
- a CDS encoding cupin domain-containing protein translates to MKKMIGLAMLALLVAVPASAQVIPKGLIDSKPEQALLINLDQYYSKRQLPEKPSIDVDTIFTSPRSQVQLRTILKGFTAGAHYHSTADEIVIVVGGSGELFLNGQWVAVKQGDVHVNPRGVVHDTRALNENMRFLSIYTPQLPPGGDANMVK
- a CDS encoding DUF2087 domain-containing protein — encoded protein: MSRTPLPLHVEDISAMARSLRDQLSACDSTPGHVELLNMLARSTGYRNFQHFRAIAEGQTRLAPPDQRTPNDDSAGNKSEVATVDSAKVQRVARYFNPGGQLIRWPGKYSHREPCLWVLWSRFPARQDMTEKQVNELLLAGHLFGDHALLRREMFDRGMLSRTPDGRVYRRIEQEPSPEALALLQILSERQTN
- a CDS encoding manganese-dependent inorganic pyrophosphatase, coding for MAAYVVGHKNPDTDSIASAIAVADLMTKRGTKAVAAAQGKTTPETDFVLGKFGVKAPEIITDAEGKQIILVDHSDLAQSLDNLGKGEILGVIDHHKLGDVTTSSPLEMWVWPAGCTCTVIASMYDFYGIEIPKNMAGIMLCAILSDTVMFKSPTCTPADKKACEKLAKIAGVSDMMALGMEMFKVKSAVDGTPIRDLVFRDYKDFSMSGTNVGIGQLEVVDLAILDKYKADLQADIAKVKAEKKLHSVFLLLTDIMKEGTEMLIVSDDASVVEKAFGVKPTGTSVWLPGVMSRKKDVVPKFEKVFGA
- a CDS encoding PTS sugar transporter subunit IIC — translated: MRFFFALFSCFRFLINLPLLDRPLTVGFVWGLFTGDWATSLGVTLFFELLWLDIFPAGTIIPPHSLAPALASLAVMWLFGIASPALAAVIMLAALPLGRLFTFLERYHRQYENHAFDRLLLWAKRPEHTPGPGVLTRRAIMVMLPLNFVAFTMALAGLLAIMHLVLPRLAPLLGSIPLKWPHLWVVASVGAVLSLRHRPAYAILLGGVALAVASRMFL
- a CDS encoding PTS sugar transporter subunit IIB, with translation MFWVRIDNRLVHGQIIEAWLPFTDARSIVVANDELAEDELRQQIMSIAIPLGVDIAFVAVKNIQDYLSGKTIVGKDVLVLFASCPDARRAFEAGLSFSRLNLGNLHYGPGKKQICQHIALSKEDEACLSFLKSQHVDLDYRCIPSDSVEIV
- a CDS encoding PTS sugar transporter subunit IIA, whose protein sequence is MNDTIPVPPPVGVVIVTHTDYGDKLLKAAEMIIGPQEKTGTVSVDVGVDTAETVKELNRVIKEVDQGGGVIILTDMFGGTPTNLSLSLIGQHRIEVVTGVNLPMLIKILSTRTKALELLSADAKTAGVQGIVVAGEILRKKVSGE